A stretch of the Aphis gossypii isolate Hap1 chromosome 2, ASM2018417v2, whole genome shotgun sequence genome encodes the following:
- the LOC114130596 gene encoding nucleoprotein TPR-like isoform X2, with amino-acid sequence MMVNVASLVNSILADDGYNGLSDDTKSKFEQYLRNPTTNRNEIGTNTSSEIRNLPEIDFDLLNNSTSIREAKFLELQKEIDTVNEQFKNTLKQKHDLMLHNDSLLKNLHEAEIKERMTKMDDGLLQLKINALNESLLKCTNKFSNLHSKYHKEIKELKPDLDEKKAEVLMLKNDVNLLQIKSKNQEDTINIMKREIEEINHIHINEVEQIKKELTNNECLLNHYKDCYENELEQTKKLTIDILENRDYVSTLTSSLDDLEKRFSTLSNDHQQYKVTSEHTIRVLRNKLDASEEIVKQLFPVNPDNPNYLIKKGTTITDVYAIYKETCLNLQDTTLELEHCKRNFNILEEQIRNAAPEVDKMEKDLIESNEKVKQLCDTISRLELKLKDVNTQLELSNSKCDQLSKENEKLHGIEEDLSKQVCFLLRNNQCHTRFENRNVGKDMSPQSIISNNYVTFENIQGLQKQNKKLLEVLRSLSKANDEQDIKLIKDLKDEIHVLKDKLETQTQLINQQKEKITQLQSSELKPKLTVQLNNEEQNKIQSPTKTTLDNADESLIIEENIEYYSLVRELNVSNITIKKLKEKLESNSVARTRLDQHVQELNLQINELLEKIKTSNIKHSENAENIDNLNGKILSLETENQEMKIEIDKIKSQSNILKKDNDSMYISNMNYSRELRQKTELQKEFEKTLTSQLDSLIINWNLTLAYIAETDYDKVKFKEEYKKLTKTLKDVRDTLLLKLEAIDDLSTFKEISRSRTNSFSLCTDERSNFQSVVNKLEHEVKNLKSKLNESDQLKNQLKSELNVTKQLYKSLEENLKKMSEYSSQLENEREMKKKEYLEKDQQLSHAVQELSEFNLSQKDNINKLQNQLLEYEMKHSKILEELESAKDHSDELLKNISKQNNTILTLEEELKKSINDKDRLEKGLNHKLAHYKYKLERFDALELFNTTKSAEIDHLKNQKAAMEKSIEEIKEMHNLQLKKLDDEINSLKDTIKRWQFENELLSEQFKTTTFELINQERLNNSKVSDKDDSFNNTSLSTNSVDKQFLKMANLINILKDEKNSIILEFNETIAECNKLKSDLHYKSKVIDDMQTQMKELRQLHTSGSVMNNDHSKILEKIELCNQIEEKSKILEEKNLLLTNQLKELQELDAKKTAEICALKDDMSGMQSEIDQKTSEVLSVTKNLSRWKERSNGTHSDAEFKQLLNTLEREKGKMATALDQLKSMKSDKSCLEELLKKLETDHSEELNIAKQEILKLKTKIVSTNKAMETFKNIIKSYRQKLSDVASEIYKVKVLARRYKHQSEELNNALSTERSSWQTKFDELQQGGSKISLDLEERKKLIEQAKQEQKAEFESIINEHKAKVLEAEAGLNAARSEVKDTKAKSEDKEMRAKQLLQHVRSRIQNLTRELDTTKKQRDGLIARLDQAESGGRMQEFQVQMSRIEAENRKLIAEKEQITAEKDRLSHDIQMLNHRVTALMRQFSNQQVKPSTSTGPDKLAVEPPTANIKPLGPAVNKPQTVHQSVTVNPWRSAAAETPLASIKPMTMQPRSVVVLPTSQTSSTSSQSSMSGTSSSTTITVHPQQPQSVDISSSGGNALDSSEANSTAQSRHLTSSTLVQHVEGSESMPTVSDSNETTAATPPSILPLQQLIGNAATPSVTAAQASPAISIALVVPQGREQVQTTVSQPTTVSVSTVSPSQSQLDSVQNENGQAMESSNSNIASSSAPGPSTESEPSVVTACTSGPSCSSLDTTTHSNSTQRKRKADLLVTSYMKRSKSFMPREENRREMEYEAPTSSQRDSEVSNSYIGPESNPQDNNKEVEASTDMEVTSEATHENNEVDLTSQECTADTNNMNETNDIQNEETEQITGENTPEHSSNAEATAMAVIEEDSPEIIHFQEFQNTPVSSASCEETKTTDNVSSDAESRENESDSTPIEPQAGPSSALDTVGVSQSTETAETDTLDLEQETVEILSSENEEETVEIKSIHDIEEPQHDDSPDQEQEQEIISVTSSPSKDNEAVREESPVAGPSGVTSDSSANERKPITWNESP; translated from the exons ATGATGGTGAACGTAGCTAGTCTAGTGAACTCTATTTTGGCAGATGATGGCTATAACGGACTGTCCGATGATACCAAAAGCAAGTTTGAGCAGTATTTACGCAACCCTACTACAAACCGCAATGAAATCGGGACAAATACTTCATCTG AAATTAGAAATCTGCCAGAAATCGATTTTGATTTGCTCAATAACAGTACTAGTATTCGAGAAGCCAAGTTTTTGGAATTACAAAAAGAAATTGATACAGTTAATgaacaattcaaaaatacattgaaaCAAAAACATGATTTGATGTTACACAATGAttcactattaaaaaatttacatgaaGCTGAAATTAA GGAAAGAATGACTAAAATGGATGATGGATTattacaactaaaaattaatgccTTAAatgaaagtttattaaaatgcacAAATAAATTCTCAAATCTTCATTCAAAGTatcataaagaaataaaagaatTGAAACCAGatttagatgaaaaaaaagcagag GTTTTGATGTTAAAGAatgatgttaatttattacaaataaaatctaaaaatcaagaagatactataaatataatgaaacgtGAGATTGAAGAGATAaaccatatacatataaatgaagtggaacaaattaaaaaagaattaacaaataatgaatgtttattgaatcattataagg attgttatgaaaatgaactagaacaaacaaaaaaactaacaatTGATATATTAGAGAATAGAGACTATGTTAGTACATTGACATCATCTTTAGATGATCTTGAAAAAAGATTCTCAACACTTTCAAATGATCATCAACAATACAAAGTTACCTCGGAGCATACAATACGTGTATTAAGAAACAAGTTAGATGCTTCAGAAGAAAtagttaaacaattatttcctg ttaATCCAGACaatccaaattatttaataaagaagGGAACAACAATAACTGATGTTTATGCTATTTATAAGGAgacatgtttaaatttacaagaTACAACACTAGAACTTGAACACTGCAAGAGaaacttcaatattttagaagaa caAATTAGAAATGCTGCACCTGAAGTTGATAAAATGGAAAAAGATTTAATTGAATCAAATGAAAAAGTTAAACAATTATGTGATACTATTTCAAGATTAGAGTTGAAGTTGAAGGATGTTAATACTCAATTAGAATTGTCTAATTCTAAATGTGATCAGTTAtcaaaagaaaatgaaaaacttcATGGTATTGAAGAAGATTTGAGCAAACaa GTATGTTTCTTATTGCGAAATAACCAATGTCATACACGTTTTGAAAATCGTAATGTTGGGAAGGATATGAGTCCCCAATca attatttccaataattatgttacatttgaaaatatacaaggcttgcaaaaacaaaacaaaaaattacttgaaGTCCTTCGTTCTTTATCCAAAGCAAATGACGAacaagatataaaattaataaaagatttaaag gatgaaattcatgttttaaaagataaattagaaACACAGACACAATTGATCAACCAACAAaag gaaaaaataacacaattacAATCTTCAGAATTAAAACCCAAATTAACTGTACAGCTAAATAATGaggaacaaaacaaaattcaaagtcct actaAAACAACATTAGATAATGCTGATGAATCTTTAATAATAGaggaaaatatagaatattattctttagttCGTGAACTTAATGTttctaatattacaattaaaaaacttaaagaaaAACTTGAATCTAATAGTGTTGCTCGTACAAGATTGGACCAACATGTACAAGAGTTAAATCttcaaataaatgaattactagaaaaaataaaaacctctaatattaaacattctgAAAATGCAGAAAACATAGATAACTTGAATggcaaaatattatctttagaaaca GAAAATCAagaaatgaaaattgaaatagacaaaataaaaagtcaaagtaatattttaaaaaaagataacgatagtatgtatatttccAACATGAATTATTCTCGTGAATTGAGACAAAAAACAGAGTTACAAAAAGAATTTGAGAAAACCTTAACCTCTCAATTAGattcactaataataaattggaatTTAACATTAGCATACATTGCTGAAACTGACTATGATAAAGTTAAATTCAAAgaggaatataaaaaattgacaaaaacattaaag gatGTTAGAGATACCTTACTTCTAAAATTGGAAGCCATAGATGACTTAAGTACATTCAAAGAAATATCTCGATCTAGAACAAATTCATTTAGTTTATGTACAGATGAACGATCTAACTTCCAGAGTGTTGTTAATAAGCTTGAGCATGaagtaaaaaatctaaaatctaaactaAATGAAagtg ACCAATTGAAAAATCAGTTAAAATCTGAATTAAATGTTACCAAACAACTTTACAAATCTTTAgaggaaaatttaaaaaaaatgagtgaATATTCTTCACAGTTAGAAAATGAGCGTGAAATGAAAAAGAAAGAATACTTAGAAAAAGATCAACAATTAAGTCATGc tgtGCAAGAATTAAGCGAGTTTAACTTATCTCAAAAAGATAACATCAATAAATTGCAAAATCAATTGTTAGAATATGAGATGAAACatagtaaaattttagaaGAATTAGAATCTGCAAAAGACCATAGTGATgaactattgaaaaatatttcaaaacaaaataataccataTTGACACTTGAAGAAGAATTGAAAAAGTCTATTAATGATAAAGATAGATTGGAAAAAGGACTTAATCATAAATTAgcgcattataaatataaattagaa AGATTTGATgcattagaattatttaatacaactaaATCTGCAGAAAtagatcatttaaaaaatcaaaaagctGCTATGGAAAAGTCTATTgaagaaataaaagaaatgcataatttacaattaaaaaaattagacgaTGAAATAAATTCTCTAAAAGATACAATTAAACGCTGGCAATTTGAAAATGAACTATTATcagaacaatttaaaacaaccaCTTTTGAGCTTATTAACCAGGAACGattg aaTAACAGTAAAGTATCAGATAAAGATGATAGCTTTAACAACACTTCTTTAAGTACAAATAGTGTTGATAAACAATTCTTGAAAATGgcaaatttgattaatatcttgaaagatgaaaaaaattcaatcattTTAGAGTTTAATGAAACAATTGCTGAATGCAATAA attgaaatctgatttacattataaatctaAAGTTATCGATGACATGCAAACACAAATGAAAGAACTAAGACAGTTACATACATCCGGTTCAGTTATGAATAATGATCATTCAAAAATTCTAGAAAag atagAGCTATGTAATCAAATAGAAGAAAAAAGTAAGAtcttagaagaaaaaaatttactattaaccAACCAACTTAAAGAGTTACAAGAATTAGACGCAAAAAAAACTGCCGAAATTTGTGCTTTAAAAGATGATATGTCAGGAATGCAAAGTGAAATTGATCAAAAAACTTCTGAG gtTTTATCTGTAACAAAGAACTTGTCAAGATGGAAAGAACGATCAAATGGTACACATTCTGATGCAGAGTTTAAACAACTGTTAAATACATTAGAGCGAGAAAAAGGAAAAATGGCTACTGCACTTGATCAATTAAAATCCATGAAATCAGATAAATCATGTCTTGAAGAATTG ttaaaaaaattagaaactgATCATTCAGAAGAACTAAATATTGCAAAACaagaaatacttaaattaaaaactaaaatagtttCTACTAATAAAGCTATGGagacgtttaaaaatattatcaagtcCTACAGACAAAAGTTATCAGATGTAGCATCAGAAATatacaaa GTTAAAGTATTAGCTAGACGTTATAAACATCAAAGTGAAGAGTTAAATAATGCATTAAGTACAGAAAGAAGCTCATGGCAGACTAAATTTGATGAACTTCAGCAAGGGGGGAGTAAAATATCTCTAGATCTTGAAGAACGCAAAAAACTAATAGAACAAGCGAAACAAGAACAAAAAGCTGAATTTGAATCTATCATAAATGAACATAAAGCCAAa gtTCTAGAAGCTGAAGCTGGTTTAAATGCTGCAAGATCTGAGGTAAAAGATACAAAAGCTAAAAGTGAAGATAAAGAAATGCGTGCGAAACAGCTTTTACAACATGTTAGAAGTAGGATTCAAAATCTTACAAGAGAACTTGATACTACTAAAAAACAACGTGATGGCTTAATAGCTCGATTAGATCAAGCAGAAAGTG gTGGTCGAATGCAGGAATTTCAAGTTCAAATGTCACGTATAGAAGCAGAAAATCGTAAATTAATTGCAGAAAAAGAACAGATCACCGCAGAAAAAGATCGCTTGTCTCATGATATACAAATGTTAAATCATAGAGTTACAGCTTTAATGAGACAATTTTCAAACCaacag GTAAAACCGTCTACTAGTACTGGCCCTGACAAACTTGCTGTTGAACCTCCTACAGCTAATATTAAACCTTTAGGGCCTGCAGTTAATAAACCACAAACT gtACATCAATCCGTTACAGTTAACCCATGGCGATCTGCAGCTGCAGAAACACCATTGGCTAGTATTAAGCCCATGACAATGCAACCTAGAAGTGTAGTAGTATTACCTACTAGTCAAACATCGTCCACATCAAGCCAaag ttcaatGAGTGGAACTAGTAGTAGTACAACTATTACTGTTCACCCGCAGCAACCACAGTCTGTTGATATCAGTAGTAGTGGAGGTAATGCTTTAGACTCTTCAGAAGCTAATAGCACAGCACAAAGCCGTCATTTAACAAGCAGTACTTTAGTACAACATGTTGAA ggATCTGAATCAATGCCTACTGTTTCTGATTCTAATGAAACAACTGCTGCTACTCCCCCTTCAATCTTACCGCTACAACAGTTAATAGGAAATGCAGCAACTCCAAGCGTTACTGCAGCACAAGCAAGTCCAGCCATCAGTATAGCTTTGGTTGTACCACAAGGCAGGGAACAGGTACAAACAACTGTATCTCAACCAACTACAGTGTCTGTATCAACAGTATCTCCTTCACAAAGTCAATTAGACAG tGTGCAAAATGAAAATGGCCAGGCAATGGAAAGTAGTAACAGTAATATTGCTAGTTCTTCAGCCCCAGGTCCTTCAACAGAATCAGAACCATCTGTTGTTACTGCTTGTACTAGTGGACCTAGTTGTTCCTCTCTAGACACTACAACACACTCTAACAGTACTCAAAGAAAACGAAAAGCTGATCTTCTCGTGACttcatat atgaAAAGATCTAAATCTTTTATGCCTAGAGAAGAAAATCGTAGAGAAATGGAATATGAAGCACCTACATCCTCTCAGAGAGATTCAGAAGTTAGCAATTCTTATATTGGTCCTGAGAGTAATCcacaagataataataaa GAAGTTGAAGCAAGTACAGATATGGAAGTAACAAGTGAGGCAACCCATGAAAATAATGAGGTTGACTTAACAAGCCAAGAATGTACTGCTGacacaaataatatgaatgaaaCTAATGATATTCAAAATGAAGAAACAGAGCAAA taacggGAGAAAATACACCAGAACATTCATCAAATGCCGAAGCCACTGCTATGGCTGTTATTGAAGAAGATTCACcagaaattattcattttcaagaatttcaaaatacaCCTGTTTCTTCAGcg agttgTGAAGAGACTAAGACTACTGATAATGTATCATCAGATGCAGAATCAAGAGAGAATGAAAGTGATTCAACTCCAATTGAACCTCAAGCtg gacCCTCAAGTGCCTTGGATACAGTTGGAGTTTCTCAATCAACTGAAACTGCTGAAACAGACACACTTGATTTAg AACAAGAAACAGTTGAAATTTTATCATCTGAAAATGAAGAAGAAACTGTTGAGATTAAATCGATTCACG ATATTGAAGAACCCCAACATGATGATAGCCCTGATCAAGAACAGGAACAGGAAATAATTTCAGTCACCTCTTCCCCTAGCAAAGATAATGAAGCTGTTCGCGAGGAATCTCCTGTTGCTGGACCGAGTGGTGTAACTAGTGATTCATCAGCAAATGAACGCAAGCCTATAACATGGAATGAATCACCATGA